gtaaattatgttgataattctaatataaaaggtattttgcataaaatttattatataagattttattgaattatttaaaaaaatatattttaaattttagattctaGTTCTAATAATcaagaaagtaataattataaaccaGTAATTATGCCAGTACGTGATACACAATGCCATTGTTGTGCTGAAGATTTGAGCACTGCACATAGTGGTGGTGAATTTATCTGTCAACATTGTGATCtttcatttaaagaaaagtCATCTTTAGAAAGACACAATGTAGTAATCCATTGGCAGTGTGAGTCATGTACTTGTAAAGATTGTGGACAATCATTTTGTGAcagaaaatcattaaatagacATCGTTATACCAATCACgcagatcgaaaaattttcaggtaaattgaattacaaattaatattaatattattaatataattagtattattgtattgaaatcaaaaaattagaaaaatataatataacttaaaatttaaaaaattatagatgtgAACCTTGTGATACTTATTTTTCACGAAGCTATCATTTAAATCGCCATATAATGCAATCAGGATGCCATGGAAATATTCGTAATACATTCTGTTgtcaagtaaattttaatacataatatttataatttttatatactcaaaattttatcaatttattaattaccttgtattttaatagatttgtaaaaaaatatttacacgtaAGGATAATTTACGTGAACATTTACGAATTCATGCTGGAACTCctcaaagacaaaaaaaacCTTGTAAATATTGTTCTAAGGAATTCTTTACTaatcaacaattattaattcatgaaCGTGTACACACAGGAGAACGACCAGTTCAATGCGATTTATGTCCAAAGACTTTCTTATCTTCTCttgcattaaaaaaacatagacGTATACATACAGGAGAAAAACCATttgaatgtaaatatgtaagtattatttatgtgaaatgaaatctaattttaataaattatgttttggcattatattttaattatataaattccaatattttataatattaattttcttatataatttttgtaattacaaGCAAACTTCGTATACTTCGGGAAATTAATGTAAGTTTTTAATGCAGGATATATATGATAcacaacaaaaaaatttaattgaattataaacattattaatataatttaataatataaaagtaataattaattaatctattaattattatagtgtcaaaaaaaatttactgcCCGAGAAACTTTAAATCGTCATCAAAGGACTCATACTGGCGAGAAACCTCATGTTTGTCAATATTGTGctaaatcatttattcaaGCTGCTCAATTGAGAGCACATGTATTTCATCATACTGGTGAAAATGGTTTCTATTGCGATGTATGTGGAAAAGCATTTAATAGAAAAGCTCGTTTAAATGTTCACAAAAAATTCGTTCATGAAGGAGCAACTCCTTTCACATGCCAAGTAtgtgaaaaaagatttattagaaGAGAAGATCTTGTTAAACATGCAATACTTCATACAGGAATtaaaggtaaaaaaattattgcataatattacaaaatatattataaaatataaaatacaattaaaaaatatccttttcaTTATAGCATTTAAATGTGATAAATGTACAAAAGCTTTTTCTACAAAATCTTCTTTACAAGCTCATCTCAATACTCATAGACGAGAACCACCACAATCTTGTGTTGAATGTAATAGAGTTTTCATACGACAAGATTGTTTAATGAGGCATATTAAAGCAAAACATCGTGACTTGCTAGAAGATGTAATGAATGAAGTTGAAAGAAAACATttacaaatacaattatataatattgctaCTGTTGCTGtacaaaaaacaaagaatGGAAATTCTACAAGACTTTCTCCTGATAAATTGGTGGAAGCTGTTAcagatcttttaaaaatattaattgatgaaGATACACTTCaggtataaattgaaataataataataatttaaaattatagtaattatatattatattaaatatatatgcacaCACGTGTTTTGTACAGCTCTTTGGATGGCCTGAAGCTCCAGTTCAAGATATTCTAGAAGCTGTAATTAGAAGATGTGGACACCAACCATTAACATCAGAaagtaatttactttttaatgaaagattAAGAGAAAACATAAAACGTTTATTTATGGTTGTCATAGAAGATAATACGGTAAAATGTCTTTTAACAACAAGTACAATAGATGATGttattatacatgtattacAACTTTCAAAGGAAAGTACTGCAAATTCATAGTTgtgaaaaagacaaaaaaataaaaattaattaatttcttattttcgcataaagtattcatttttcaattaatattaaaaaatttcaaacaaaatttgttttgaaattataaaataatttgttatctttttttaataatatatttgcttttatgcttataaaaatattgtattaaaaaattttatgaattatgtttattaataattgttaaatataaatttgcaattaaatctattgatattttaaaattattttttttccatctttttgtataatatgtattatttgcaAATCATAGATATGTATACTTTATGCTCTTTATCTATTTGTAAATACTTATGtgtctaaaatattattataaaatattattatattgtattaaatataaatttttcatttaataaatgattaaaaaatgaaatataatgattagttaaatatatctttaaaaatttttttttaaatatttataaaaaaataatttattttgtattacttgtttaaaattacttttttattgtttattttgtattaattgtgTATTActtgttcaaaaaatataattatgaaataaataaatttataagtaataagtaatagtttaaaacaaattaatctaataaattaaattaaattaaaaaaagataatttaatattatgacaaaataatattatatttattgatttaatattatttaattatattatattatataatattatattatattaatttattatattatataatattatataatttattttaattatttaatataattcatttttttgttttatttaaataaaattaatgttgtaTCAATTGCATTATACGtttatgtttttcaatttcttttcttttccttgatattataatatatcttgataattatttaattcatttattttatttttaagtagggaaaaaatagatgaaaataaaatatcaattttttattaaatattttatttcattaataacttcaattttatttttttatctatacaacaacaataataatgtgtacaattttttatataactttatatatgttatatctttatgatgcataataatttaatgtaaaattaatttaagtgtcatacataatatcatatttttttgtaagataAGACTATAAgtcttttatacatttatttcataataattttatagaataataagtttaaacTCAACTTAAAAGatacatttacatattattatgtatgtatacataatcTGTACATAGGATTTGATGTGTCCAACAGTTATTCTATAcacatcttttttttgttattttgcaaTCATTGTTTCGTGATacgtacaaatataaattataaatctttgtaatattatttatttatgtctgcatgtcaaaaattttcaagtgcattatgtttcatatattaaaataatatataaagcaaatgtataatataaatagttcatAGAATAGATACTAATAATacatactaataataaaaaatattttaattcatttacaattatttccttAACACTTATTGAATCTAGTGTGTAGATTAACCTTTGGACGGACTGAACTAACTTTGTTCTATTGttattctttctattattgtgtcacaattaattattaaaatgattgtatttttttttttgcatataaaattatttttaaaattttaacgattcgataattctcagatcaattaaattatttatacaaaacttTTGTAggcttttttaaatattattatgaaatctattataatacatGTTAAGAATCAATAATTCGAAGAAtcttaaactttatttaattaaatttaaatagtattaattttatttatagacttttatattaaattttagtgtaaatattgtattaagtttataatttaagaaataaaataattagttcttatataaaaacaaaatgttttgttgataaaatatacttccatttttattgtgaattttttacaaGATATAATTGTTGATATATCATTTGGTCAGAGAGCtttctattgtatttttaatgtacattttctatattatatattatgcgtTACACTCGACTTTCACGGATATCTGCCAATGCTCCAAAATTTCTAGGTTCTTCATCGGAATAAGCGGATTCATTTTCCAATCTGTGCGATCTAGATTCATCAGTGTTTTGATTTCTAATGTAACATGTTATTGAATTAGATTCCATGTTATGATTAGTTTCATTCATTTGCTCGTTTTCGGaatgtatatttcttaaagTAGATTGATTTTCTTGATTTACTTGTATTGCTGGCCTATCGTTTTCATTAGTATTGTTAAACCAATTTTGCGGAGTATggctattattataattctcagAATGAGGTAATCGAACAAAAACTATGCCAGTCTCTTGATTATCTCTTTGTGAATTCTCTATGTTATTTCTACTTTCTTGACTAATTCTTGATATACTTCGAACCAGATTTCTCGTGTTCATTAACTCATTTGCCGATGTTATACTGTTACTTGATActtcatcaatattatttgaaagtattctttcgttgtttcgttgaatattattatcggaTGTGcaataatttccattattcGATAACATATCGTTTTGTTGTTCACTCTCATTtccattcatattataaaacgaaGTTTCATCTTGATAAGTTCTAAGAGCTTCAAAGTTTGTATTACTAAATACTCGTGGTACCATCTCCTGGCTTAAtcgatataattctaattcattATCTACGTAATAACTATCAAGTGGATTGCTAATGATTGATGGATTTCTCGAGACATTCCTCCGTGGAAAGCTTTGACTTGAAAAATTCGTTACTGTCGCGTAAGGATATGCTATCGTATTCATTGGATTACTAAGTATATGTGGACAACCATCTAAGCTTTGCATCTCAATTTCCTCTTTACTATCGTGACAAtaattatgcatatttatGTCATGAGGAAGATTAGCAAatctaataatagaattaatttattaaaatttatcaggaaaaataatttattacaattatcttgaaaaataaaatttacctaTGTAATAAGATATCAGAATACGACGGCGGCATATCTGATTCTTCTTTTCCATAAATACTTTCATAAGTTGGTGGTGGAAAACACCCAACAGATCCTAAACTGTCTTTACTTGGCGTTTCTGCATCCATTTCAAGTATGCTACCTTGACTATTTTGCAATTGATGACGATTTATACTTCTTGAATTTCTTTGAGCTCGTAGTACACTGTCACCTAATTCCACTAAATCTAAACCTGTTCCACCAAAAGCGtgaattgattttcttttttaaattaatgacattttatatttatgtagttctgagaatttttaaaatagcaaattttctttttaatcaaacgaaatttttttctaagaagaaaaaaatgataaaatttaatatgtaattataatcttaCCAGTCGGATCTGTTTGGAACTGTGTAAAGATTGTACCATCCACAACGAGCATTCTACCGTgtggtaataaaataatcgttgGTGTTGCTACCATCGTTTGATCGTTGTTGCTAAATCGTGAATCTGGTTCAGGATCCTCGAGTCGACAACAACAGTGTCGTCTGCATAAAGATCTACAGAACGGAGCACCCCAACAGCAATAAGCGAATATAAAACAAAGCACAGCAAGCATCACCAGAAGAGCGGCTACCCCTTGGCCTTGTTGAGCGGCTGCGAGGGTTGGACCACCGGCGACGCCGACACCGACACCGACACCGAATCCTAACCCACCGCTGCTGCTCATTTCGCCTGCAAGCATTATTCTTCCTTTTAATCTTCAATTGCATCATAGGTGatctgataataatttaaattaagttatttcattatatgatattttatagattttctcattcttctcatttttttacattttacacaataaaaattatcaatggaATTTATCGTGTAAAAGTTTGATTAATCCGCATTTTATTTCGGAAaacattttaatgaaaaaattggacattattcataaatatcttctgttttatatgagaaatatttcaatccgCAATGCGGAATAAATAGTAATGTATGTATTTCTGgcaatattccaatattaatataagcaaaatcttatcattattttttgatattccaacattatttagaaataaagtattataatattctatatttcttatgattgttataatattatttttatatattaattcacatATCAGTTACTTGAAatctttgaaatcttttttcccctttttctttgttaataatataaaaaatatgttatattttaaatgatatacgtTACTGATATATGTCACAAAGATTGATAAGAAAATCATgctttattgtaatttattcgtGAATTATGACACGTGCGAAAACTAACTTCGAATGTTGGAACGCTCTCTCTTATGCTAACAGAATAAATTTCGTTATCTGCCGGAAAATAAAGCAAGGTGAAAGTGAGAAGAATGTATAACATATCATAACATATCATTGTCAgtggattattttaatattttcaaattcataaattaattagaaaatcgaaatagaatttagtaataaaaaattaattataacgagAATAATAACtatccaaaattatttttaaattaataaaaatatgctaacaatattcttttaaatatttaatttattattcaatatataaatacatttatttatttaatttgcaattattttctctcttatcataaatttaaaatttcttttttcttattattaaattatataatataaattgtgattGTTgagataacaattaaaaaaaaaattaatcaaataattgcatataattatgcaattatcaaacatttaaaaaaaaataaatataaaaatttaccttGGGTTGTAATGTTGTACAGCCAAGTCGTCCCCGTGGTGGTCACAGACTCCGCAATTTTGCGCGATCCGTACACcatgaaaataatctttttaaatttcacagaAAAATATCCGCTTCTTCTTTTCAACAACGTTTAAAcacaaaatgattatattgacaattattatacataacgCATCACATCACGCGATTCAAAGTTCCTATTTAAACTAATAACGATTCAAGAAACATACACAAACTAATTATATGTAAACGTTCTTTAATTGTTATTGATGTGATAGGATGATTATTCtgtaaatacaatttcatttctgtATTCcctttcttaataaattgtattatagaaatatttttagttaaaaaatttatcacgaatttattatatggccgaaattaatttaaattgaccGAGTTTCTCATTGTGTTAATGACATTGCGGGAAATGATGATGATATTATGTCGTGATCTTAATGATCCTCGCGACAAACTCGCAGAAGGATCTCTTCACGAAAGCATCGAGCGTGAAGTCGAATAACGTACACTGTCATCGTGTAGATACTCTTGACCCATTTTAATATCTCCCCACTTAACATCAACCTGCTGCTTTTCGCCTTCGATGTCTTTATTTCTCAATTGAGGACATCTACTGGTTCAATACATTTCGtttctttgttatatttcttcttcactatttagaaataaattctaagaTTTGAGTTTTACcgattgatcaatttttcatatttttgatggaatattaattttgatatattttcatcttcatcATGCACTTTGGTTAacgccatttcttttttatttttttatacctcCATAATTTTCGCTTTGTTTTATAATCGGATAACAGAATTGaatttcatcgatcgaaaattcaaatttcccgGAAAATCTGCTGATCGATGTCATCAGACGCAGTGcggtttttaaataatagagtGACAAATTTGTGAATTTGCATTTGGAcgttcaagaaaaataatatttagatattcgttgttcgaattttataaaatatttaataataaacattttttttagttaacaTTTTTACTTActgatgaatattatttaagtatatatacttacttataacattttatagttacaacaacaaatttttattcgttttttaataaaattattatttattttatatttaaatattcattcattcaatttttaaatcaaattgttGACATCTCTTTCATTTTGTAAGCTTGACGTCATTGACTGCAGATGAAGGCGCGCCATATTATTTACTGTCAGTGTATTGTGTATTCATACAatgagtttttaaaatatttttttttgtattgtttaatttcaatataatatttaaaaatatttaaaaatcactatcatatttttcaatcgactttattaattagattGAATCTTATTCTTCAAAGTTGaagttatcaattataaattatatcgctcatttaaaaatgaaataatattttaatatcgtatatattttaatatcgtgtatatattattattgcactcaaaaataaaatcgtatatataatacataataaatcgaGAAATCAATTTCACACTTATcactttttttgtaatatttttatatcacgatttataattattgatttatacgaAAGaacacaataataattttaattttttttttaaatttcattgaaagaataataattacaaaaaagaattttatttattcgttgtaTATGGGTTATATCTATGAGGCCAATGTGTCGAATGCGTTACTACCCTCGAACTTCTCTGTAACTTGTGGGGCGCAGCACCTTCTCACGGCCCCTAGAGACACTGACTTACGATTCGTCGATGTTCTACTCGGTGGCGCTTATTTGTCTACCCACTTTCCATAAATAGAATCAAagttaatctttattattttctttatattataaatattttttttatatatgttttaaattttaaatataaaaaagatttttttttaaatttctaatggtctttatatattttattaaataatgtaatactttaaaaataaacttctaaatttaataatagtacattattctaaataaataatagtacatTGTTCTAACTCATTtatgctttatttatttaacaaaaatatttgtaacaatattttacagtgatatatttattttaaataagtgagaaattatttctctggtaaaatatttaaaagccattttttgaaaaattgtatttgattGTCACCTAATTCATGATCAACATTATCTAATGGCACAAATTGAGCAATAACTccaagttttattaaattattataagattctCTTCCCCATTGTATTGGAATAAGCGTATCTTCTATACCATGAAATTGTAGAAGAGGTGGCGTACGtatatttggatttttttgtaaattctatatatttataataaaaaaaaatacatcaaatatgctaattttgaaaaagattatgtgaaaatttattatttatataagatacatGTAAGATACATACctcatatattaatgaatttttattaagaaaactaGACATAACACAACAACCAgctaaagataatttatatttatatgataaatataatgatagagCTCCTCCCATTGAAAAACCACCAACAACAATTCTATCAGAAGAAATTCCattagaaatttctttatcaataaattctgTAACAGTAgtacaaattgaatttattgattcattatCTTCTGATGCATCAATAGATATGCCTTTACGATCAAACCATACATGGCTAGGCTAAAagcattcatttttatatcaattatcaatatttttttttatattgtattttatattatatatattttgattttattatcaatttattaccATTCCATTATTAGGTGTATAAGGTAATAAAGGTGCAGtaggataaataatttttatatgtggaaatttgaattcttctctatttaaaatatcaatccattctttaaaattatttccagcAGATCCTAAAGtgtgaaaaataacttttaactcggatctattatttatataaaaattgataataaaaaaattatttataatatatatttatgctatttaatgatattacaatatgtacatgaatataaatataaatacctgAACCATGAAATAAGAATAGACTAGCACTATGCCTTTTAGTAGCACTTACAATGTCAATCTTTGGTAGTCtagtcatattatatttatatattgcaacattaaaataatgaataattataatatgtttaatgattttttaaataatgataatcaatttctatttatcaatattatttgtttttttatgcaATACAAGATGTCCAACATCTCAATTCTACTAAGTTAATGTACCTAAATATTCCTATTCTGTGAAGGTAGTTttcatttatgttttaatgacgtttttaaattaatgaattataagatgtatttgattaatttgtacataaaataaaaacagagaCTATGtacttacattttattaaaaatatttatttcaatttgcaaagtaatataaagttaatgtcgttcatttaaatctaattatcaataatatgtcaataaattaaaatatatataattagatattagatatttagatattaaatatttcatagtacatttgaaacaaatacaaactatttcgaatgaaaatctttattcaattgtttataaaaaaatcattgctCGGTTAATCATGGTCGAACTGTCGACATAACCACATTTCTGCGCACGCATATCTCGATTTTCATTCGACTCTCTTCGAGATCATTTGAAATCGCATGCCAGACAGCGGTCCGGCTGGGTTAAGGCACGAGTGCTTGGTTGTGTTGATAGGGTATTAGTGTCGCGTTGATGGATACGTCGGTGGTGTTCtgctaaaatttttctcacgCTGTTCGATCAGTAGAGTTATGTTTAATGAATCGTAACGTCCTGGCGGAACGATGCAGAGAAGTGGTGAGTAGTCAGAAGTTTTCTTCaacatatatgaaatatagaaattcgaTGGCTCGCAAAGACAACCATTTTGAGGGCGCCAAATTTTTGCGTCAATACACAGCGCCGTAACTGCCCGGTCAATACAGCAGCCGACCTAACCTACCAACTATTCGGTGAAATAATTCAGCCGCTTTAATTTAAccatataaattgtatttttattatattttttgattttcgtgTGAGTCATACActcttgaaattcaaattccttTCATTCATGTTATTCTAATATGTTATTCAcagaattcttattttttttgaatgtcatataatttatactattcttttttcttatgaattttgtcgttaacaaattttaagaaaacattATATGTAACATGTATATATTCGCCTTTTCGTATTCGTATGCAAATATATCGTATAAcagataatttttccattattgtaaatatattagataaaaatattatgccataattttattttttgttataaatattatattcagtgtataatacaaaaaaataactatatgcatattgaaatacaaatttaaataactatttattaagatcaaaatatgtatattcattttattcttggatatagaatttaaagataaaattttgtttccgtTTTCGTTACACAACATCATGAAGTTTGCTGGTTATGCACTGTACTTTGATGTTATGTTTCATTTCACTTATCACCATCACTTACTCAACCGTACACAAGTGGTTTAAATAGCCCGGTGTAAATTGCCATCTCAAGTTAACCAGtagaaatcaaaacaaatcTTTTCTGAGAGCTGAACTCTCTTCCTACACACTGTTTATCTTGATTACGTTTATTAACCATTGAAGATTTTATACgtgctataaaaataatacaatttcattttagattatatttaatcactttaatttacaaataaaaaaacttgaaaattaaaattttaatattaaaaaaatattaagaagaaaaaaatataaatattatttggaaaataacaTTCATATATTACCCATAGTTCTATCAGTTACACTAATGTAGTATTCTCAACTAGCTCGTTTTCTTTAGTCATGTAACTTTAAACTATTATTCTACACGACTTGGTGAAATCATATCtgtcatatacatataccgATCTCGGTAGTAATGCAATAACAGTGAGTACATCTTGTCTATCTATCTTTTTTGCTTTCTTCTTGAAaagtatattcatttatacttGTACTACTAGAAAAAAGAATGACAAAGAAAGTATTTCAcctgattatttttaacaatgtaataattttgcactttttttgataataaaataaattttatctcaaatattaggaattattgaataacaataaaaagctAGAATAATAACTAATTAGTTATTGTTCATTTGAGATGTATTTTGAACTTACTTTATTGTACGTTCATTTATCTGACCTCGAAGTTTGAATGAATAGCTAACTGTATTTGAAGAGCTCAAACTTCTTATCGCCTCTTGCATCGTGTTaactattttgaatttaatatcgataatttatcgataaatcattaagattttattatatatataatatttataatataaaggaGCACAGAGGAAAATATAAgagaattaattgtttaaataaattttagtttcCTAAtcttcattatcattatcaatattttactattacgATAAGTTACGATAAGTGCGATTTCGTTGTAGCATTGTTAAATACCGATAACATATCGATAAGTTAtcgttattt
This DNA window, taken from Apis cerana isolate GH-2021 linkage group LG5, AcerK_1.0, whole genome shotgun sequence, encodes the following:
- the LOC107992894 gene encoding zinc finger protein ZFP2 isoform X1; this translates as MEEIMEIVKVENAVLMRDATQLEKLFVSDIQETIIMSTEQKESTDMKVITHDGQIIQIITDYECVTCHHVFHSEDMLKEHLNVCNEDANILQLNTLENYDSEDEKKYNNVNYVDNSNIKDSSSNNQESNNYKPVIMPVRDTQCHCCAEDLSTAHSGGEFICQHCDLSFKEKSSLERHNVVIHWQCESCTCKDCGQSFCDRKSLNRHRYTNHADRKIFRCEPCDTYFSRSYHLNRHIMQSGCHGNIRNTFCCQICKKIFTRKDNLREHLRIHAGTPQRQKKPCKYCSKEFFTNQQLLIHERVHTGERPVQCDLCPKTFLSSLALKKHRRIHTGEKPFECKYCQKKFTARETLNRHQRTHTGEKPHVCQYCAKSFIQAAQLRAHVFHHTGENGFYCDVCGKAFNRKARLNVHKKFVHEGATPFTCQVCEKRFIRREDLVKHAILHTGIKAFKCDKCTKAFSTKSSLQAHLNTHRREPPQSCVECNRVFIRQDCLMRHIKAKHRDLLEDVMNEVERKHLQIQLYNIATVAVQKTKNGNSTRLSPDKLVEAVTDLLKILIDEDTLQLFGWPEAPVQDILEAVIRRCGHQPLTSESNLLFNERLRENIKRLFMVVIEDNTVKCLLTTSTIDDVIIHVLQLSKESTANS
- the LOC107992894 gene encoding zinc finger protein ZFP2 isoform X3; this encodes MSTEQKESTDMKVITHDGQIIQIITDYECVTCHHVFHSEDMLKEHLNVCNEDANILQLNTLENYDSEDEKKYNNVNYVDNSNIKDSSSNNQESNNYKPVIMPVRDTQCHCCAEDLSTAHSGGEFICQHCDLSFKEKSSLERHNVVIHWQCESCTCKDCGQSFCDRKSLNRHRYTNHADRKIFRCEPCDTYFSRSYHLNRHIMQSGCHGNIRNTFCCQICKKIFTRKDNLREHLRIHAGTPQRQKKPCKYCSKEFFTNQQLLIHERVHTGERPVQCDLCPKTFLSSLALKKHRRIHTGEKPFECKYCQKKFTARETLNRHQRTHTGEKPHVCQYCAKSFIQAAQLRAHVFHHTGENGFYCDVCGKAFNRKARLNVHKKFVHEGATPFTCQVCEKRFIRREDLVKHAILHTGIKAFKCDKCTKAFSTKSSLQAHLNTHRREPPQSCVECNRVFIRQDCLMRHIKAKHRDLLEDVMNEVERKHLQIQLYNIATVAVQKTKNGNSTRLSPDKLVEAVTDLLKILIDEDTLQLFGWPEAPVQDILEAVIRRCGHQPLTSESNLLFNERLRENIKRLFMVVIEDNTVKCLLTTSTIDDVIIHVLQLSKESTANS
- the LOC107994487 gene encoding GATA zinc finger domain-containing protein 14 yields the protein MVYGSRKIAESVTTTGTTWLYNITTQGEMSSSGGLGFGVGVGVGVAGGPTLAAAQQGQGVAALLVMLAVLCFIFAYCCWGAPFCRSLCRRHCCCRLEDPEPDSRFSNNDQTMVATPTIILLPHGRMLVVDGTIFTQFQTDPTGLDLVELGDSVLRAQRNSRSINRHQLQNSQGSILEMDAETPSKDSLGSVGCFPPPTYESIYGKEESDMPPSYSDILLHRFANLPHDINMHNYCHDSKEEIEMQSLDGCPHILSNPMNTIAYPYATVTNFSSQSFPRRNVSRNPSIISNPLDSYYVDNELELYRLSQEMVPRVFSNTNFEALRTYQDETSFYNMNGNESEQQNDMLSNNGNYCTSDNNIQRNNERILSNNIDEVSSNSITSANELMNTRNLVRSISRISQESRNNIENSQRDNQETGIVFVRLPHSENYNNSHTPQNWFNNTNENDRPAIQVNQENQSTLRNIHSENEQMNETNHNMESNSITCYIRNQNTDESRSHRLENESAYSDEEPRNFGALADIRESRV
- the LOC107992894 gene encoding zinc finger protein ZFP2 isoform X2; translated protein: MRDATQLEKLFVSDIQETIIMSTEQKESTDMKVITHDGQIIQIITDYECVTCHHVFHSEDMLKEHLNVCNEDANILQLNTLENYDSEDEKKYNNVNYVDNSNIKDSSSNNQESNNYKPVIMPVRDTQCHCCAEDLSTAHSGGEFICQHCDLSFKEKSSLERHNVVIHWQCESCTCKDCGQSFCDRKSLNRHRYTNHADRKIFRCEPCDTYFSRSYHLNRHIMQSGCHGNIRNTFCCQICKKIFTRKDNLREHLRIHAGTPQRQKKPCKYCSKEFFTNQQLLIHERVHTGERPVQCDLCPKTFLSSLALKKHRRIHTGEKPFECKYCQKKFTARETLNRHQRTHTGEKPHVCQYCAKSFIQAAQLRAHVFHHTGENGFYCDVCGKAFNRKARLNVHKKFVHEGATPFTCQVCEKRFIRREDLVKHAILHTGIKAFKCDKCTKAFSTKSSLQAHLNTHRREPPQSCVECNRVFIRQDCLMRHIKAKHRDLLEDVMNEVERKHLQIQLYNIATVAVQKTKNGNSTRLSPDKLVEAVTDLLKILIDEDTLQLFGWPEAPVQDILEAVIRRCGHQPLTSESNLLFNERLRENIKRLFMVVIEDNTVKCLLTTSTIDDVIIHVLQLSKESTANS
- the LOC107994486 gene encoding lysophospholipase-like protein 1 codes for the protein MTRLPKIDIVSATKRHSASLFLFHGSGSAGNNFKEWIDILNREEFKFPHIKIIYPTAPLLPYTPNNGMPSHVWFDRKGISIDASEDNESINSICTTVTEFIDKEISNGISSDRIVVGGFSMGGALSLYLSYKYKLSLAGCCVMSSFLNKNSLIYENLQKNPNIRTPPLLQFHGIEDTLIPIQWGRESYNNLIKLGVIAQFVPLDNVDHELGDNQIQFFKKWLLNILPEK